The genomic interval CGGCTGCGCGGCTGCGCGACCAAGCGACGGATTTCAGCAACCGAGCGACCAAGACCGCCAAGCAGACGCTGACAGACCATCCGCTGCTGGTGGCTGGCGCCGGGCTACTGATCGGCGGGCTCATCGCCAGCGCATTCCCGCGTGTCCGCGCCGGCGGCAAGCGTGTCGGTCGGCAGGTTGGCGAGCGCGCCAAGGATGCGATGACGCGCGGTATGGAGAAGGGCCGGGCCGCCTATGAAGGCGCCGCGCGGGAGGCCGAACAGCAAGGATTGACCGGCGAGGACATCACCGAGAATGTTCGCGATCTCGGCCAGCGCGTTCGCAAGGTCGCCGAGGCGGCCGCTGCTTCATTCGAAGCGCCGTCGCCTTCGCAGAACAAACATTGATCGGAGACATCGGACATGGCTGAGCAGATCGTCAAGACCCCCGGCTCGACTGGCAACGCCAATGGCGGTCGCCAGCAGCCGCCGAAATCAGCAAAGAAGGATCCGCAGGACATGGCCGGAGAGATGGGAAGCGGCGGCGAGCCGGAGCGGGATCTGAAGGAGCGGATCGTCGGCCTCGCCAGCGAGTCCGCGGAAGCCGCTCGCGCCAAGGCCGAGGAGTTCGCCGAGACCGCGCGCGACTTCGCAGCCGAAGCCGGCGAATCGCTCAAGCGGCGTGCTTACGAGGAGAAACAGGCCGGCGCCGATTATGTCGCCAATATCGCGGACGCCATCCGCCGCGCCTCGCGCGAATTCGACAACGATCTGCCGATCGCCGGCGTGTACATGCGCAAGGCGGCCTCCAAGGTCGAAGACATCTCCGACACCGTGCAGCGCGGCGATCTGTCGGACCTGATCCATGGCGTCCAGGATTTTGCCCGCCGGCAGCCGACTGTGTTTCTCGGTCTGGCGGTGCTTGCCGGCTTCGGCGCGGTCCGCTTCCTGAAGAGCTCGAGCGGCGGACGAGACAGTCGCGTGGTCGATGCCGAGCCCAACCGGAGCTTCGATGATGACCGCGCCGAATAACAACCGTTCGATTCCGGACCTGTTCGGCGACGCTTTCACGCAGTTCGCCAAGCTGATCAGCAACGAGTTCGAGCTGGCCCGGGCGGAAATGTCCGACAAGCTTGGCCAAGTCGGCCGCGCCGCCGCCATGATCGGCGCCGGCGCCGTGATCTTGATTCCGGGTTTGGTGGTGCTGCTGATGGCCGCTGCCGCGGCGCTGGTCGAGCACGGCTTTTCCAGCTCGGTCGCGTATTTGATCGTCGGCGGCTGCACCACCGGCATCGCGGCGGCGCTGATCGGCTTTGGCGCCAACCGGTTGTCGCCCGAAACGTTGAAACCTGAAATGACCATCGAACAATTGCAACGCGACAAGGAAGCGGCCGGGGAGATGATCCGATGACCAAGAAGGATGGCTTGCCTTTGATCAGCGATCTTGGCGATGCGATGCGCCGCAACCCCGTCTCGACCGCACTGATTGGCATGGGGCTGCTGTGGCTGTTCACCGGCGACCGCGCCAAAGCCAGCGCCGAGCGGATCGTGCGGCGCACCGGCCTCGATCGCGTGCCCGACGTCGCGTCGGACGCGATGGGCCGCGTCGGCGAACGCTTTGCCGACGTCGGGGAAAAACTGTCGGATGTGCGCGACAGCGCAGCAAGTGTCGCCAGCGAGACGGCCCGGATGGCGCGGGAACGCGGGGCGGAGGCATTCGATCGGGCGGCCGAGTTTGGACGTGCGATTCCTGAGACCGGCGCCGATCTGTTCGATAGCGCCAAGAGCACACTCGGCGACCTGTTCAACGAACAGCCGCTGCTGCTTGGCGCAATCGGCGTTGCGATTGGCGCGGGCATCGCCGCTTCGCTGCCGGCAACTGACACGGAGCGTGAACTGTTCGGCGATACCAGCGACGAGGTGATGGCACAGGCGCGCGACTATGCGCGGCAGCAGGCCGCACGGGCCAGCGATATGGCGCGCGATGTCGCCGGCGCTGCCGCTGAAGAAGCCCGCCGCCAGGGCCTGACGCCGGAAGCCGCGATGGCGGCGGTTCGCGAGGTCGGCGAGAAGGCCAAGCGCGTCGCCGAAGCGGCTGAAGACAACGTCCGGCTGGAG from Rhodopseudomonas palustris carries:
- a CDS encoding phage holin family protein, giving the protein MTAPNNNRSIPDLFGDAFTQFAKLISNEFELARAEMSDKLGQVGRAAAMIGAGAVILIPGLVVLLMAAAAALVEHGFSSSVAYLIVGGCTTGIAAALIGFGANRLSPETLKPEMTIEQLQRDKEAAGEMIR